One Terriglobia bacterium genomic region harbors:
- a CDS encoding metal ABC transporter permease: LLSISIVISMKIVGIILISALLVIPGATAQLFAKNLYFMIAVSCGVAVISTILGLILSYEFDIAPGGSIVLTATAIFLVALFFKRKS, translated from the coding sequence TTCTACTTTCGATCTCCATCGTCATCTCTATGAAGATCGTCGGGATTATTCTGATCTCGGCGCTTCTCGTAATCCCCGGGGCCACCGCACAGCTATTTGCAAAAAATCTCTACTTTATGATTGCCGTCTCCTGCGGTGTAGCTGTAATTTCGACAATATTAGGACTTATCCTCTCCTACGAATTCGACATCGCCCCCGGGGGAAGCATCGTCCTGACGGCAACTGCAATATTTTTGGTGGCCTTATTTTTTAAAAGAAAAAGCTGA